GTTGAATCAAAATATCAATATAATCAAGATGAAGAAATGTTATTTAAATATGGTGGCGATGGGTTTCCTTCAAGTCAGGTTAACTATTTAGCAAAAGATCGTAGCGTTGATTACATTTTCTTTGGGGATAGCTATGCACAACAGTATCTAGGTGGTTTTGTTGATAAGGCTAAACAAGAGGGGATATCTTTAAATCTGGTTACTTATTTCGACCACGGTTGTTTAGTGTCGCCATCTTTAACTCGTTTCAATCAAGGTGTTGAGGATACGGATTGTACCAATTCATTTTCTAAGGTAGAGCAATTAGCTGCACAATATCCTTTGGCTGACATCGTCATTGGTTCTATGTGGACATATCAAACTAGTCATAAATATAAATCCAATAATATGGACTTCAATAAGTTATCTCATGATGAGTATTTTGATATTTTATCGGATCAACTTGATGAAATTAAAAGTATGTTAGGTAAAGATAGAAAATATTATTTGATAGGTGTTCCGGTTAGAGATAGCAATCACTCTGCTCAATGTCTAGGTGAAAGTGGACTGTTTTTCTCTAAAGAATGTAAAAATAGTACACCTTTTAAACAGATGGAGGTTAATTCATTCTTAAATGATTATGTAGCTCATCAGGAAAACGTTTATTTTATTGATGTAGCTGATTCTTTATGTGATGACGTTGTTTGTAAGACCATTGAGGGGCGTTTTCCAATTTTTAGTGATGGACATCATTTATCACGCTTTGGTTCAGCATATTTAGCTCCATATGTATTATCTCATTTACCTAAAATAGCTAGAGAATATGAAAGTACTTTATCTCATTAATGACATCACTATGCCTGGAGGGCTGTCTACAGTTACTAAGGGACTTGCAAGGGATCTTTCTATCTCTGAAGACATTGATGTAAAGGTTATTTCTGCCGCTCATAAATATGAAAAACCAGATATTCATAATGTGAGTTATTTAGATCTTCCTCCTTTACATGGTAGAACAGTTCTAGGGAAAATTTCTTGGTATATCTCTTTGAGTAAAAAGCTTAGAGAGTACGTTAAAAGTGAGAACCCTGATGTATTGATATCTGTTGGGACAGCAATGAGTTTATTCATTGCATTATTTAAAATTAAAGGTAAGCGAACGTGGGCAGCTGAACACACTGCTTACTCTAATAGTAGTCTGATGCGTAGAGTTATACGAAAGTATTTATATAAAAAATTTAATACTCTTGTGGTTCTGACGAATCGAGATAAAGAAAGATACTACGATAAAGAGCATAATGATGTACGTGTTATTCCTAATTATACTCATTTTGCTACAAGAGAAATTGAAACTCAGCATGAATACAATAACTTGCTCTATGTTGGTCGTTTTACGGATACTAAAGGTATTGATTTATTATGTGATATTACGAGTTCATTTCTACTTAAGAATAAACAATGGACTTGTACTTTTATAGGTGAAGGACCAGAACAGCATCAAGTAGAATCTTTGCGTAATGATGATCGTATTGGTCATCAGGTTAGCATTTTACCTCCGACTGATGTAATTGATGAATATTACAAAAAGGCGAGCATTTTGTTGTTAACTTCTAAAAATGAAGGTTTTCCAATGGTTTTAATTGAAGCATTATCATTTGGAATACCTGTTGTTTCTTTTGATTGTGAAACAGGTCCTGCTGAGATTATTACTGATACTAAAGATGGTTTTTTGATCCCTTTATTTGATACTTGTTTATTTGAAACCAAGTTATCGGATTTAGCTTCTAATGAACTTTTACGAAAAGAGATGTCAAAAACAGCTTTAAATAAAAGAACCTTATTTAGCAAAGACACTATCATCAACAAATGGATAGAAGAACTAAAAAAATAGAATGAATATACTCTCATTAGACTCACCTTACTCTCCCTTTTTTTCTCAGATAATATCGACTTTTGATGAACCTGTTTCGTTTACTGCAATTTTCTCTAAGTGCGGTTATAAGCACTATTTTTCAGGTTCTAAAAGCAACTATATAGGTTGTATTCTTAGAAAGCATAAGACATTTACTAATGATGATCTTCATTTAGCGCAGTGGTCAAATAATCATTATTCTGCTTATGTTAGAAAGTTTGAAAATAGAGAATTATCACGTAGTGAATTAGAAAACTTTGCTAAGTTTGCTAATTACTTTCGACATTATCTAAAATCAAAAAAAATCGATTTTGTTATGATGCATAATGACTTGCGATGGCACCACGCTATTGCTCGTGAAATATGCATAGAAGAGAGCGTTCCTTTTTGCGTAAGTGAGTTAGGTCTATTTCGACCTTATACCATGACCTTGGATTTTCATGGTGTTAATGCAAATTCGAGCATAACTACTCTTGATATTGATTTTTCACAATTTGGGAATTTACCTGATAAGCCATTTGATGTTCCTGATAAGTTTTATGGACATGAAAGTAAAAAATCTAAATTGAACTTTGCGTATTTTTTAATTTTAAACAAATTAGGTGGTTTATTAGGTTTCAACTCTCCTATTTTACATAACGCTTTTAAGATTCGACCTTATATCAAGCGTTTTTGGGAGCAAAGTGTTAAGCCTCGATTTAACCAAAGCGCATCATCTGTTCAACTTGATGATTTGCCGAAAGGGAAATATGTTTTCTTTCCAATGCAATTAGAAAATGATACTCAGTTTTTAATTCATAGTGATTTTTCATCGAATCAAGAACTTTTAAATCAAGTTGAAAAAGCATTTTTAAGTTCCACGTTGGCGGCAGATCATACTTTAGTTGTTAAGCTTCATCCAAATGATTTGGGGGCCTACGAATCTAGCCCTGACACGGTGTTTTCTCGATTTAATACAACTGAGCTAGTAAATAATGCATGCTCAATTATTTCGGTTAATTCTACAGTGTGTATGGAAGCATTAGAGACAGAGAAACCTTTGTATGTATTAGGTAGAGCTTTCTTTGCTCGAGGAGATGTATGTGAACCATGCGATATTAATGAATTATCCTCTGCATTATCAAACCCTAAACCTGTCAATGTGTTAGCTCGGAAGGGGTTTATTCATTATTTAAAATATAACTATAGTATTCAAGGTGCAGGTTTTAGTTTTACACTAAATGAATTAAAGGTAATAACAGATAAGATACAGGGTGTAATAAAAGGAAGAGTAAAATAAATGCGTTCTAAAGAACGCATTTATTTTCGGTTTACTTAGCGCCAAATCCAGTCATCATTGTTTTTATTGTTTTAAGAACAATATTCATATCCAACCAGAAAGATAAATGTTTGATGTAATATAGATCATGCGCTAATTTCTCTCGTGTTGAGTCAGTATCATCAGCATAACCTTGCACCGTTTGAGCCCAGCCTGTAATGCCTGGTTTTACCATATGACGGTAGCCATAGAATGGGATTTCTTGTTCAAATTGTTTAACAAAACTTTCTTGTTCTGGTCTTGGACCTATTAGTGACATTTCACCTTTTAGCACATTGAAAAATTGTGGTAATTCATCAATACGAACTTTTCGAATGATTTTCCCTATTTTCGTAACTCGAGCTTGTTCTGCTGTAGCAAATTTATCTTCGTCTCCAGGCTGCTTTACAGTCATGCTTCGGAATTTATAAATTTTAAATGTTTTCCCACCTTGTCCAACGCGTTCTTGAATAAACATGGCTGGACCTGGATTTTCTAATTTTATTAGAATGGTAGTGATTAGCATCACCGGCAATGTGATGGGAAAGAATGCAATGATTAGTAGGGATTCCCAAACTCGCTTTACACCGTGGTAGATAGGGTTCGGAATCAATGTTCCGATTGCATTCTCAGAAAGGTGACTTGTTTTTACCTTTCCTTCGACCATTTCTCGAATGCTTTCTGAGTGAAATACGGGAATATTATTAATACTACAATCAGCAACAAATTTTTCTTGAGTCGGTGTTAGTTTATTATGTAAATCAACAACTAAACCATCTTGTATATCTGTCATTGAAAGCGGTTCTGGAAGTAATGATAATTCAACACGGCCGTTCTTTTTATCGAGTGAAGTAATATCAAAATTATTGATTGCACCTAGTTTTAGCCTTTCTTTACTCTTTCTAATACTAGCAGAAAAATACATCCAAAATAGGTGAGTGCAAAAAGCGTAAACTAAGATCTCACGCGAGTAATCAATTCGAAAAAGCAGAATTAAGAGCGTTACTGTTAAGTAGACAGATGTGAGAACGGGTAAAATATAATACTTACGATCAACTAAAAGGTAGTTTGTTATTTTAGGAATAGTAACGGATGTAATGATATAAGCTGCACTAACAAGCCAATAGCTGTTAATAACCGTAATTGGTAAATGTGTTCTTAATCCTGTGGCAATATAAATAAACAAGATTGTGCCGATGACGCCTAATCCATGACATACAATTGAATTTTGTAATAGCTTTCTCACATTGATATACCTAGTAGTTACGAACTATTTATGCTAACACATTGATTAAACTTTGCAGAGTATACTTTGTTCGTAATTTGTTATTTTTATGGGCAGATTTCATCCTCGCCTCTAATGTCGATTTCTTTTATAATCAAATTAGTTAAAATTCCCTACAAGGATCATAAGAATGAAAATAGCCATTGCCGGTACAGGCTATGTTGGCCTATCAAATGCAGTGTTGTTAGCACAACATAATGAAGTGATTGCAGTTGATATTATGGCTGAAAAGGTTGAGTTGATTAATAATAAAAAATCACCTATTTCAGATGTGGAAATTGAAGATTTTCTGGCTAACAAGGAACTGAATCTTACAGCAACACTAGATAAAGAATTCGCCTATAAAGAGGCTGAATATGTAGTGATTGCAACGCCAACTGATTATGATCCTGTGACGAACTATTTTAATACGGGCTCTGTTGAAGCTGTAATTAAAGACGTTATGGTTATCAACCCAAAAGCGGTAATGGTTATCAAATCGACAGTTCCTGTTGGTTATACTGAACGTATTAAACAAGAATTAAACTGTGAGAATATTATTTTCTCTCCTGAGTTTTTA
The Aliivibrio fischeri ATCC 7744 = JCM 18803 = DSM 507 DNA segment above includes these coding regions:
- a CDS encoding exopolysaccharide biosynthesis polyprenyl glycosylphosphotransferase, which gives rise to MRKLLQNSIVCHGLGVIGTILFIYIATGLRTHLPITVINSYWLVSAAYIITSVTIPKITNYLLVDRKYYILPVLTSVYLTVTLLILLFRIDYSREILVYAFCTHLFWMYFSASIRKSKERLKLGAINNFDITSLDKKNGRVELSLLPEPLSMTDIQDGLVVDLHNKLTPTQEKFVADCSINNIPVFHSESIREMVEGKVKTSHLSENAIGTLIPNPIYHGVKRVWESLLIIAFFPITLPVMLITTILIKLENPGPAMFIQERVGQGGKTFKIYKFRSMTVKQPGDEDKFATAEQARVTKIGKIIRKVRIDELPQFFNVLKGEMSLIGPRPEQESFVKQFEQEIPFYGYRHMVKPGITGWAQTVQGYADDTDSTREKLAHDLYYIKHLSFWLDMNIVLKTIKTMMTGFGAK
- a CDS encoding glycosyltransferase family 4 protein → MKVLYLINDITMPGGLSTVTKGLARDLSISEDIDVKVISAAHKYEKPDIHNVSYLDLPPLHGRTVLGKISWYISLSKKLREYVKSENPDVLISVGTAMSLFIALFKIKGKRTWAAEHTAYSNSSLMRRVIRKYLYKKFNTLVVLTNRDKERYYDKEHNDVRVIPNYTHFATREIETQHEYNNLLYVGRFTDTKGIDLLCDITSSFLLKNKQWTCTFIGEGPEQHQVESLRNDDRIGHQVSILPPTDVIDEYYKKASILLLTSKNEGFPMVLIEALSFGIPVVSFDCETGPAEIITDTKDGFLIPLFDTCLFETKLSDLASNELLRKEMSKTALNKRTLFSKDTIINKWIEELKK
- a CDS encoding capsular polysaccharide export protein, LipB/KpsS family, coding for MNILSLDSPYSPFFSQIISTFDEPVSFTAIFSKCGYKHYFSGSKSNYIGCILRKHKTFTNDDLHLAQWSNNHYSAYVRKFENRELSRSELENFAKFANYFRHYLKSKKIDFVMMHNDLRWHHAIAREICIEESVPFCVSELGLFRPYTMTLDFHGVNANSSITTLDIDFSQFGNLPDKPFDVPDKFYGHESKKSKLNFAYFLILNKLGGLLGFNSPILHNAFKIRPYIKRFWEQSVKPRFNQSASSVQLDDLPKGKYVFFPMQLENDTQFLIHSDFSSNQELLNQVEKAFLSSTLAADHTLVVKLHPNDLGAYESSPDTVFSRFNTTELVNNACSIISVNSTVCMEALETEKPLYVLGRAFFARGDVCEPCDINELSSALSNPKPVNVLARKGFIHYLKYNYSIQGAGFSFTLNELKVITDKIQGVIKGRVK